A region of the Thermodesulfobacteriota bacterium genome:
CAGGGAAAAAACATTCTCACGATGACTAAGTTCTTGATTACTAAGGGAAACCCATAGAATTCATGACCGAGCGGGGCTAAGAATCCAGGACTAGAAATCGAGGTCTCTGTTTTTTGGAGCACTAAGCGAGTAAACATAAAGTTGTGAACTTGGCCGCATTCGACTCGATTGGTCTTTAATTTATTTCTGCCCTATCCCCTTACGCTCTGGATACCCCACACCTCTTTAGCGTATTCTGATACCGTGCGGTCGCTGGAGAATTTGCCGATACGAGCGACGTTTAAAATAGCCTTTTTAGCCCATATCGGTCTTCTTATGAACAGGTGAGCCGCCTTTTCATGCATTTCTATGTAAGATTCCAGGTCAGCTAGGTGAAAGTACTCATCACCGTCGTTCAATATAGTCTGGTAAATCCATTTAAAGAGGCCTGGTTCACCCGGGCAGAAGAGGTTGGAGTTGAACGATTCCATCACTCTCTGTAGATAGGGATTACGATGGTAATAATCCCAAGGATTATAGGAACCGTTTATCTTCATCTCCATTACCTCATCCGCTTTCAGGCCGAATATGAAAATATTTTCTGTTCCGACTTCTTCCAGGATTTCTATATTTGCCCCATCTAACGTGCCGATGGTCAGAGCTCCATTCAGGGCAAATTTCATGTTCCCGGTTCCGGAAGCTTCCTTGCCTGCCGTCGATATCTGCTCGCTCAGGTCTGCGGCAGGGATGATCTTCTCAGCCATGGAGACCTTGTAATCCGGGATAAAGACGACCCTAATCTGATCATTCACCCTTGGGTCGTTATTGATGACGTCTCCGACGTTATTTATCAGCTTTATAATCTGCTTGGCCGCCGTGTAGCCTGGTGCGGCCTTACCGGCGAAGATATAAGTTTTAGGAATGGGAAGTACTCTACCATCCTCAGTAATGCTTAAATACTGATGAATAATATGCATTACGTTGAGGAGTTGGCGTTTGTATTCGTGGATTCGCTTGGCCTGTATGTCGAATAGAGAATTAGGATTAATCATAACGCCCGTCGTGTCCAGGATGACCTTAACCAGTCTTTCCTTATTGCCCTGTTTTATGCTTAGAAAATTTTGTTGAAAGCCTTCGTCCTCGGCATAAGACTCCAGTTTGCTAAGTTTTGCCAGGTCGGTGATCCAGCCCTTACCGATTGTTTTAGAGATAAAATTGGCCAAAGCGGGATTGGACTTCAACAACCATCGGCGTTGGGTAATACCGTTTGTCTTGTTGTTAAATTTTTCTGGCCAAAGCTGGTAAAAATCCGGGACCATAGAGGTCTTAATCAGTTCGGTGTGTAAAGCGGCTACTCCGTTGACCGAGTGGCTGCCAACTATGGAAAGATAGGCCATGCGCACTTGTTTTGGGTTTCCCTCCTCTATGATGGACATGCGTCTAAGCCGCTCGCTATCATTCGGCCAAATTGATTTTACCTTGTCCAGGAAACTATGGTTGATGCTGTAAATAATCTGAAGGTGTCTAGGAAGCACATTTTCCATGAGTGGAACAGGCCATTTCTCCAAAGCTTCTGGCATCAAGGTGTGGTTGGTATATCCTAAAGTCGATGTGGTGATTTCCCAGGCTTTATCCCAATCCAGGTTGTGTTCGTCGATTAAAATACGCATGAGTTCTGCCACTGCCAGGGAGGGGTGAGTATCGTTTAGCTGGATCGCAACCTTTGACGGGAAATTATCTATTACGTTTCCCCTATGAAGATATCTCCTGATAATATCCCTCACCGCACAAGCGACAAGAAAATATTCCTGAATGAGTCGCAGCTCTTTTCCGTTATCAACTGAGTCGGAAGGATATAGCACTTTGGAGACAGTCTCTGAAAGCATCTTCTGTTCCACCGCCTTGAGATAATCTCCTCTATTAAATATATGCATATCGAATTCGTTAGAAGACCTGGCAGAATATAGCCGGAGATAATTCACAGTCTTCCCCCCATACCCCACCACCGGCATATCGTGCGGCACCCCGATCAGCACCTTCCAGTCCATCCATATTGGGCTATCACCATCTTTATGCCTCTTGTGGTGCTCCACATGGCCATATATCGGAACAACGCATATCTCGTCCGGTCTTTCTATTAGCCAGGGTGAGCCCTCGCTCAACCAGTGGTCAGGCTTTTCTTTCTGGTATCCTTTTTGTATCTCCTGCTTGAAAAGCCCAAATTCGTAGTTGATTCCGTAACCATATCCGGGCATGTCCAGAGTAGCCAGCGAATCTAGAAAGCAGGCGGCTAAACGGCCCAGTCCCCCGTTGCCCAATGCGGCGTCAGGTTCGGTCTCCATAAGTTCTTCAAGGTCGATCCTCATCCGGAAAAGCGCCTCTTTACAGAGGTCGAATATCCCTAGATTATGGAGATTATTACCCAAAGACCTTCCCATGAGGTACTCCATGGAGAGATAATAGAGTCTTTTTACGTCTCTCTCCTGGTAACGCTCCTCGGTTTTCAGCATTGCATCTATTATCCATTCTCTTACGGCTAGAGCTACGGAATGAAAAATGTCTCTTTCCGAAACCTCTTTCCAATTTTTTCCCCGGGAATATTTGACGTGGTAGCGAACCAACTTGCTAAAGGTAGAAATGTCGTTGACATTTCTTTTTGTCCTTTTGAACTTCATCGGTTACCCTCAAAGCTACTATTCGTGCAAGAGTTATGCCATTCTATATAGCTTGTTATCTATGATTAACTTGCTTTAACCATTGATGATTTATTTCCCAATAAGAAATCTATAAGTGTATTTCAAGACAAAAAATGTCAAAAATAGAATAAAAAATTTTCTAATTCTAACTGGAACGAAGAAAAAATAAAGTGTGGAGGTAGGAAATCGAAAATCTATAAAGTGAGTGGCAGGCTTACTCTCTTTTGAAAGCGGACGGGGACTTGCTTTTACAGTGACCTTGGTTTCTGGTATAGAGTTTATATAATAGAGGTATGTGTTCAGTCGAGGTGTAGCGTGCCAAGAAGAATGTATATGGTAATAGCCGTAATTTTAGTTGGATTGACCTTGACTGGGATTATCTATTGGTTTGGTTTATACAAAGGGCCTTTAGATATCTCTATAGCATTCGACCGGGTGGACGGAGTTGGCGAGGGTAACGAAGTCGTCCTCGGAGATATCGCGGTGGGAGAGGTGACCGGGTTGAGGACCACGGAAAGCGGCAGAGCGCTGGTCGATGTAAGGATCGACAAGAATTATGCAGATGAGATCAACTCCAGTTCCGTATTCATAATCGATAGGGACCCTTTAACTTCTAACAAACGAATTAGAGTGCAGGTTCTCAAGGAAGATGCACCTCCGTTAACCCAGGGGGCAAGAGCAGAGGGTTATTCTTCACCAGCGCAGTTTTTTATGCGCACAAGTAAAAAAATTCTGGAGGGTGCATATCAAGAATTCGTTGATTGGGTAAGAGAGTTTAAAATTGGGTTTGAAGAATTTGAAGAGGATGAAAGGCTAAAGAAGCTTAGGAAAGATGTTCGGGAACTGATGGAGCAAGCGAGAAGAAGCGCAGAACAGGGTATAGCGGAGCTCAATAAAGAGATTCCCAGGCTCAAAGAAGAATTGAATAAGATTATTGAAGAACTGAGAAAACTGGGCAAGGGTAAGGAAGGCGAAGAGCTTAAAGATACGTTTGACCGCTACTTGGAGGGATTGGAGCAGAAAAAGAGAGAGGCTCGAATTAAAAACTCGCCTCTTTTTTTCACTTATAAGGAATATAAAGTATAAAAATCCTTGATACGTTTTTTCTAGGAATTAAGACAAGTGACACATGCATAGTGCACTCTAATTGGAGGGCAAAGTTTTGCTGGTCACGGCGCGGATCAGCCTATGAACCCCACGCATAAGGAAAGGAAAAGCGTAATAGTGGATATAAATCCGGCGCTCGATAATAAGCTGCATGGAACTATACGTTCATTCCTTCAATCCCTCGAATATATTGAGTCTTTACACCATTTGGAAAATACGGACGGTTTTTCTCTAATTTTAGAGAATGCTATTTTTCAAAAGATGATGAGTAGCTTAAGGAAAGGAGCGTCTTATCTATCCGGCCGGGATAAATTCGAATTAGAGAGACAAATAGAGGATATATCTGGCGGGATATACGACCTATACTCGTTGACACTAATTAACGAGGATAAAGAATGTATTGATTTAATCCTGGGGAAAATTTTTTCATTGGATAAGAATGACCGTAGATGCTACGCTGGAGCGATTGGTAGTGTTAATAACTTCTTCGACGGTCTTATCGAAACCTATGATAAAAAAATGAATTTATTAAAGCAACGCTCTAGTAAGAATGAGGATTTTTCAATCAATGGAAATGCACCGGCGATAAGATGTATCGATGTTTTTTCCCTTGCCGGAGAACTGAATACACGCCATAAGCCTATCTGCGTCTTTTTTTCCGGTGGAAGCCCGGAGAATCTCTCCAACCTCTCCAGGATGACCGTTTTCATTAACCTGTATACCCGGAGGTTTGCGCTAATATCTAAAGAGATTGCTAAGAAATACCTGGGGAGTTATGCGATCATCGATGATCTGGACGATGAAAATATAGGAAGACTATTGCTTCTCTGGCTTAGAGGGCATGATCTTGGTCATTTCTATGGGGAAGACCTGCTAAGGTCGAACATGTCCGAACTGGACAGGCCTTATTTGATCCTCCATGAGCTAAAGTCTGATATCTTGTCCCTCTATAACATGAGGTTCTTAGCTGATGATTTGCTAAAGGGCGATCTACTGATTAAAGCTTACACCGTATCGATTGCGGAAATGCTTAGATACATAAGACGGGGGCGGTTTTGGAGTTACCCGGATACCGCTTCTGCATTCCTCACCTACTCTTATCTCAGAGACAGTGGCTCCATTCGCTTCGACGAGCTAACCGAGAAGTTCCATGTGGATTACGACAGGTTGGAGACTGATATTGAAAACCTGGCAAAAGAAGTCGTTGATATATTTGCCCTGGGCGGTGCGGCCGAAGCAGACCGATTACTAAATCGGTGGGGCGATGTGCGAGAGCTTGGTTTGCATGACCTACCAGACGAGCTTAAGGTTCTTGATGATACTTCCATTCCGCACTATATTGACTTTAACTTTATGACTAAGGACAGAATCCTGCTTGGTTATGGCTGAGCAAATGACAACCGTAGTGTCATTGTCTCCCTTTACTATTTTGTAGTGGGAAGTCCTTCATTCTCCCACTGCACAATACCACCGGTTATGTTGTATGCTTCCTTGAAACCGAGTTCCTTCATCAGGTTTAAGGTTTTTGCGCTGCGGCTTCCGGAACGACAATGGGTTATGTAGGTTTTGTTCTTATCCAGTTTTTCCAGGTCTTCTTTGAAGTTATCGGAATAGAAATCGAGATTTACGGCGTTCTCTATATGTCCCTCTGAAAACTCCTCTGGAGTTCTGACATCGAGAATTACGAAGTCCGGGTTCTTTTTATTTTTCTCTATGAGTACATGCGCTTCTTGTGGAGATATGTTTTTTATTACCTGGGTTTCCTCCTTAGGAGTGTTTGTTTCGGCAATGGACGCTTTACCGAAGGCTAGCAGGGCTATAATCATGAATGCCAATAATAACGGATAAGTTTCTTTTTTCTTCATCATTTCAGTCTCCTTTTTATAACAGTCTTCTTTTCCTTTGCGGTTATTTATTAGTTTAGCATGTATTCTGGCGTTTAGCTGACCGCGTGGGACCAGACGTTTATACCCTCTCTAGCATAAATAGGCTTAATCAGGCCTATACTGCGAATTTTATTGCCGCCATTCCTTCCCATTTCAAAATGTAGTAAAATTAGGGCTAAAACAGGAGGATGAAAAAGCATGGGAAAATCAGCCGGCTTAGTGGTATTTTTTGTCATGATTTCTATTTGTTACTTTATTCCGGGGTCTATTTCAGAGGCAGGAACGGATACGGTTACCGGCAACCAGGAACAAGAGGTATTTCAAGCCAAGACCAATGCCTTGAGAAGCGCATGTGCCTATTTATGGGACAGGTATTACCAGAAAGA
Encoded here:
- a CDS encoding rhodanese-like domain-containing protein, translating into MMKKKETYPLLLAFMIIALLAFGKASIAETNTPKEETQVIKNISPQEAHVLIEKNKKNPDFVILDVRTPEEFSEGHIENAVNLDFYSDNFKEDLEKLDKNKTYITHCRSGSRSAKTLNLMKELGFKEAYNITGGIVQWENEGLPTTK
- a CDS encoding glycogen/starch/alpha-glucan phosphorylase — encoded protein: MKFKRTKRNVNDISTFSKLVRYHVKYSRGKNWKEVSERDIFHSVALAVREWIIDAMLKTEERYQERDVKRLYYLSMEYLMGRSLGNNLHNLGIFDLCKEALFRMRIDLEELMETEPDAALGNGGLGRLAACFLDSLATLDMPGYGYGINYEFGLFKQEIQKGYQKEKPDHWLSEGSPWLIERPDEICVVPIYGHVEHHKRHKDGDSPIWMDWKVLIGVPHDMPVVGYGGKTVNYLRLYSARSSNEFDMHIFNRGDYLKAVEQKMLSETVSKVLYPSDSVDNGKELRLIQEYFLVACAVRDIIRRYLHRGNVIDNFPSKVAIQLNDTHPSLAVAELMRILIDEHNLDWDKAWEITTSTLGYTNHTLMPEALEKWPVPLMENVLPRHLQIIYSINHSFLDKVKSIWPNDSERLRRMSIIEEGNPKQVRMAYLSIVGSHSVNGVAALHTELIKTSMVPDFYQLWPEKFNNKTNGITQRRWLLKSNPALANFISKTIGKGWITDLAKLSKLESYAEDEGFQQNFLSIKQGNKERLVKVILDTTGVMINPNSLFDIQAKRIHEYKRQLLNVMHIIHQYLSITEDGRVLPIPKTYIFAGKAAPGYTAAKQIIKLINNVGDVINNDPRVNDQIRVVFIPDYKVSMAEKIIPAADLSEQISTAGKEASGTGNMKFALNGALTIGTLDGANIEILEEVGTENIFIFGLKADEVMEMKINGSYNPWDYYHRNPYLQRVMESFNSNLFCPGEPGLFKWIYQTILNDGDEYFHLADLESYIEMHEKAAHLFIRRPIWAKKAILNVARIGKFSSDRTVSEYAKEVWGIQSVRG
- a CDS encoding MlaD family protein — its product is MPRRMYMVIAVILVGLTLTGIIYWFGLYKGPLDISIAFDRVDGVGEGNEVVLGDIAVGEVTGLRTTESGRALVDVRIDKNYADEINSSSVFIIDRDPLTSNKRIRVQVLKEDAPPLTQGARAEGYSSPAQFFMRTSKKILEGAYQEFVDWVREFKIGFEEFEEDERLKKLRKDVRELMEQARRSAEQGIAELNKEIPRLKEELNKIIEELRKLGKGKEGEELKDTFDRYLEGLEQKKREARIKNSPLFFTYKEYKV